In Rhinoraja longicauda isolate Sanriku21f chromosome 27, sRhiLon1.1, whole genome shotgun sequence, one DNA window encodes the following:
- the htr1d gene encoding 5-hydroxytryptamine receptor 1D, which produces MALANNSTAMPPENSTSGQVAWDGGAQLGLRVSLFVVLGLVTLATILSNSFVLVTICLTRKLHTPANYLIGSLAVTDLLVAIVVMPVSIVYTVIKSWTLGQVMCDIWLSSDITFCTASILHLCVIALDRYWAITDALEYTKRRTPTRAAVMIAVVWIISISISIPPLFWRQSKAQGEMEDCAVNTDQIFYTIYSTFGAFYIPSALLVILYGRIYLAARSRIQKPPSSFGKRFTTAQLVSGSTGSSLCSVGFTSQEILPHTGGESPIYLNHVKVKVSDSVLERKRICAARERKATKTLGIILGAFIFCWLPFFAVALVVGTCKEACWFHPVLFDLFTWLGYLNSLINPVIYTAFNEDFKRAFQKLVRVRRC; this is translated from the coding sequence ATGGCCCTCGCCAACAACTCTACCGCGATGCCCCCGGAGAATTCGACGTCGGGGCAGGTCGCCTGGGACGGGGGCGCCCAGCTGGGGCTGAGGGTGTCTCTGTTCGTGGTGCTGGGCCTGGTCACCTTGGCCACCATCCTGTCCAACTCCTTCGTGCTGGTGACCATCTGCCTGACCCGCAAGCTGCACACCCCGGCCAACTACCTGATCGGCTCTCTGGCCGTCACCGACCTGCTGGTGGCCATCGTGGTGATGCCCGTCAGCATTGTCTACACCGTCATCAAGAGCTGGACCCTGGGCCAGGTGATGTGTGACATCTGGCTGTCGTCGGACATCACCTTCTGCACGGCGTCCATCCTTCATCTGTGCGTGATCGCCCTGGACCGTTACTGGGCCATCACTGACGCTCTGGAGTACACAAAGCGCCGCACCCCAACCAGGGCCGCCGTGATGATCGCTGTGGTCTGGATCATCTCCATCAGCATCTCCATCCCTCCGCTCTTCTGGAGGCAGTCCAAGGCGCAGGGGGAGATGGAAGACTGCGCGGTCAACACCGACCAGATCTTCTACACCATCTACTCCACCTTCGGGGCTTTCTACATCCCCAGCGCCCTGTTGGTCATCCTGTACGGCCGCATCTACCTGGCCGCCAGGTCCAGGATCCAGAAGCCACCTTCATCCTTCGGCAAACGCTTCACCACCGCCCAGCTGGTCAGCGGCTCCACCGGCTCGTCCCTCTGCTCCGTGGGCTTCACCAGCCAGGAGATCCTCCCTCACACGGGGGGCGAGTCGCCCATCTACCTGAACCACGTCAAGGTGAAGGTGTCGGACAGCGTGCTGGAGAGGAAGCGCATCTGTGCCGCCAGGGAGAGGAAAGCCACCAAGACCCTTGGCATCATCCTGGGAGCCTTCATCTTCTGCTGGCTGCCCTTCTTCGCCGTGGCCCTGGTGGTGGGCACCTGCAAAGAGGCGTGCTGGTTCCACCCGGTCCTCTTCGACCTGTTCACCTGGCTGGGCTACCTGAACTCGCTCATCAACCCGGTCATCTACACGGCCTTCAACGAGGACTTCAAGCGGGCCTTCCAGAAGCTGGTGCGTGTCAGGAGATGCTGA